From the genome of Sporomusaceae bacterium:
TTCTACTCTGGCGAGAACATGGAGCTTCCCGGACGATTTACCCCTCGCCAAAAATGCACCGGGAAGATCCTTGAGTCCGCCGTCTTTTTTGACAGCAACACGGAGCATCTTGGGGAGAGGTTTGCCGACTCGTAGCGGAGACACCCGAAATTGCGAAAGCTCTCGCTTAGTCCCGCGCGAAATTGCCGATGCGATCAGCTTGCTCTCGGTCGCCCGATTGATGCGAATCGATGCTCGCACATCAGCCGCAGAAACAAAATATTGTTCGCGGCTTTTGCGGGCAGCTTCAACCATGCCAGATTCGATTGCCCGGTTGAGCGCCCTGGATGCGGCTTTCTCAATCCCTTTCGGAATGCCATCCAGTACAAGCTTTGCCCGTGCCATCTGCGACTCATCAATTCTGATCACGACTCGTTCGCCTCGAGCCTGACAATCAACATCCCACTGTCGACGACACATTCGGTCACCGTGTACAGCACGTCGTCCACCGTAATGGCCTGGCCATATACCGGCCGATAGCCCAGGGCCAACTCTTTCACCGACAGCAACGCAACAGC
Proteins encoded in this window:
- a CDS encoding phage tail protein gives rise to the protein MIRIDESQMARAKLVLDGIPKGIEKAASRALNRAIESGMVEAARKSREQYFVSAADVRASIRINRATESKLIASAISRGTKRELSQFRVSPLRVGKPLPKMLRVAVKKDGGLKDLPGAFLARGKSSGKLHVLARVEKTRYPIHVKYGPSVPEMIGVEKIKPYVEAKARDVLQVRLDHEISRLLKG